One Helicobacter cetorum MIT 00-7128 DNA window includes the following coding sequences:
- a CDS encoding molybdopterin guanine dinucleotide-containing S/N-oxide reductase, producing the protein MSISRRSILKGTAGAVALASTNPLGAINHFEKVESIPHATHFGPFIAKVQSGVIKDIIPQKSDYNPTTMLKAMADRVHSDTRVKYPCVRKSFLENKKNHKELRGKEEFVRVSWDVALDLAAKKLKEIPRENIYNASYSGWGHVGKLHRCNSLAGRFFNTTLGGAVGTDGEYSNGAAGRVNPIVVGDMEVYSQQTTHEEMIKNCKVYVMWGADLFKCNRIDYFVPNHVNDRYYPEYKKAGIKFISIDPIYTETAQAFNAEWIQIRPNTDVALMLGMMNHLYMSGKYDKDFIAKYTDGFDKFLPYLLGKTDNTPKTPEWASKITEVPVKKIKELAELFVSTRTFLAGNWAMQRAQHGEQPDWALIALASMIGQVGLPGGGFGFSMHYSGNGQASSGARPIPGISQGRNRVKGTIPASRVSEAILNPGKEIDFKGKKLKLPKVRMVYNCGSSLLGHEPDANELIRALRTLDCVIVHEPWWTPTAKFADIVFPSTSTMERDDITFGGSYSKNVIYAMRKVIEPVYESKDDYEIFRQLALRIGGNEAEQRFTGGKSYMEWIKRFYDRSDGPTLKSFDQFWRDGFVEFEIPEDARKFVRHAEFRQDPVNNKLATESGKIQIFSQKCADFKLADFKGHPTWFEPAEWLGSKMAETYPFHLVSPHPKYRVHSQLDNTWIRNVYKIQGREPVVINELDAKKLGIKHGEIVEVFNARGRLLAGAFVTKNIRQGVLSIQEGAWYDPEDSRVKNPRCNAGHVNVLTSSRPTSGMAQAVSANTVLVGIRRLRKSELVRPYHSISVPSIVGA; encoded by the coding sequence GTGTCTATTTCACGCAGAAGTATCCTAAAGGGGACAGCTGGGGCAGTTGCACTTGCAAGCACTAATCCTTTAGGGGCGATTAATCATTTTGAAAAAGTAGAGTCCATTCCGCATGCAACACATTTTGGCCCTTTTATTGCGAAGGTTCAAAGTGGAGTTATCAAAGACATCATTCCCCAAAAAAGTGATTACAATCCTACCACAATGTTAAAAGCTATGGCAGATAGAGTGCATTCTGATACCAGAGTTAAATATCCTTGTGTGCGTAAGAGTTTTTTGGAAAATAAAAAAAACCACAAAGAATTGCGTGGAAAAGAAGAATTTGTGCGTGTGAGCTGGGATGTGGCATTGGATTTGGCAGCTAAGAAGCTTAAAGAAATTCCTAGAGAAAATATCTATAATGCGAGTTATAGCGGCTGGGGGCATGTGGGTAAATTGCATCGTTGTAATAGTCTAGCAGGGCGGTTTTTTAACACGACTTTAGGGGGGGCAGTTGGGACTGATGGAGAGTATAGTAATGGCGCAGCAGGAAGAGTGAATCCTATTGTAGTGGGGGATATGGAAGTTTATTCGCAACAAACTACCCATGAAGAGATGATTAAAAATTGTAAGGTGTATGTCATGTGGGGGGCGGATTTGTTCAAGTGTAATCGTATTGATTATTTTGTGCCAAATCATGTTAATGACAGATACTATCCCGAATATAAAAAAGCTGGGATTAAATTCATTAGTATTGACCCCATTTATACCGAAACCGCTCAGGCTTTCAATGCTGAATGGATACAGATTCGCCCCAATACTGATGTGGCATTAATGTTAGGCATGATGAACCATTTGTATATGAGTGGGAAGTATGACAAGGATTTTATCGCTAAATATACTGATGGCTTTGATAAATTCTTGCCCTACTTATTAGGCAAAACAGATAATACGCCAAAAACTCCCGAATGGGCATCTAAAATCACAGAAGTTCCTGTCAAAAAGATTAAAGAATTAGCAGAATTATTTGTTTCTACACGCACCTTTTTAGCAGGGAATTGGGCAATGCAAAGAGCCCAACATGGCGAGCAACCTGATTGGGCGCTAATTGCTTTAGCGAGTATGATTGGTCAAGTGGGCTTGCCCGGTGGGGGCTTTGGCTTTTCAATGCACTATAGTGGGAATGGTCAAGCAAGTTCAGGGGCAAGACCAATTCCTGGCATTTCACAAGGGCGCAATCGTGTGAAAGGCACTATTCCAGCATCTAGGGTTTCTGAGGCCATTTTAAATCCGGGTAAGGAAATTGACTTTAAGGGTAAGAAACTCAAATTGCCTAAAGTGAGAATGGTTTATAATTGTGGTTCATCATTACTAGGGCATGAGCCAGATGCTAACGAGCTTATTCGTGCGTTAAGAACGCTAGATTGTGTGATTGTGCATGAGCCTTGGTGGACACCTACAGCGAAGTTTGCTGATATTGTTTTTCCCTCTACTAGCACTATGGAGAGAGATGACATCACTTTTGGAGGCAGTTACTCTAAAAATGTCATTTATGCTATGCGTAAAGTTATAGAGCCTGTTTATGAATCTAAAGATGATTATGAAATCTTTAGGCAATTAGCCTTAAGAATTGGAGGCAATGAGGCAGAGCAACGCTTTACAGGTGGCAAGAGTTATATGGAATGGATTAAGCGTTTCTATGATAGAAGTGATGGGCCTACTTTAAAATCGTTTGACCAATTTTGGAGAGATGGCTTTGTAGAGTTTGAAATTCCTGAAGACGCAAGAAAGTTTGTGCGTCATGCTGAATTTAGGCAAGACCCCGTGAATAATAAGCTTGCTACAGAGAGTGGGAAAATTCAAATTTTCTCTCAAAAATGTGCGGATTTTAAACTAGCTGATTTTAAGGGGCATCCGACTTGGTTTGAGCCAGCAGAGTGGTTAGGCTCTAAAATGGCTGAGACTTATCCATTCCATTTAGTCTCTCCACACCCAAAATATCGTGTTCACTCACAGCTTGATAACACTTGGATTAGAAATGTGTATAAGATTCAAGGTAGAGAGCCTGTAGTGATTAATGAATTAGACGCTAAGAAATTAGGCATTAAGCATGGCGAGATTGTGGAAGTGTTTAATGCTAGAGGAAGGTTATTAGCTGGAGCGTTTGTAACAAAAAATATTCGCCAAGGCGTTTTAAGTATTCAAGAGGGCGCATGGTATGACCCAGAAGATTCTAGAGTTAAAAACCCACGATGTAATGCAGGGCATGTGAATGTGCTTACCTCTTCACGCCCTACAAGTGGCATGGCGCAAGCAGTTTCAGCCAATACGGTTTTAGTGGGAATTAGAAGACTTAGAAAGAGCGAGTTAGTTAGGCCTTATCATTCTATTTCAGTGCCAAGTATTGTTGGTGCGTAA
- a CDS encoding DUF3972 domain-containing protein, which produces MLEDLSALAWVEVAEFSTLSGLSEERIIELVNEGKIQSKKSGSKLLIDVSSGTNALVKRVENNLVSMDMDGHALEPIFVEKTINTILGLHDKVVLAKDETIGAFKNENMFLKDALISMQEVYEEDKKTIDMMRIELEKAREEIEFMKRKYRLMWGKVSDMGSVNKK; this is translated from the coding sequence ATTTTAGAGGATTTAAGCGCTTTAGCATGGGTTGAGGTTGCCGAGTTTAGCACGCTTTCTGGACTTTCTGAAGAGCGTATTATAGAATTAGTGAATGAGGGGAAAATTCAGAGTAAAAAAAGTGGCTCTAAGCTCTTAATTGATGTGAGCAGTGGGACTAATGCGCTTGTAAAAAGAGTGGAAAATAATCTTGTTTCAATGGATATGGATGGGCATGCTTTAGAGCCTATCTTTGTAGAAAAGACTATTAATACCATTTTAGGCTTGCATGATAAAGTGGTGTTAGCAAAAGATGAAACCATAGGGGCTTTTAAAAATGAAAATATGTTTTTAAAAGATGCTTTAATTTCTATGCAAGAAGTTTATGAAGAAGATAAAAAAACCATTGATATGATGCGCATTGAGCTTGAAAAAGCACGAGAAGAAATTGAATTTATGAAGAGAAAATACCGCTTAATGTGGGGGAAAGTTTCTGATATGGGAAGTGTGAATAAAAAATAG
- a CDS encoding aminotransferase class V-fold PLP-dependent enzyme — protein sequence MQAFLNKSFAPLLNPNEDLLEQVRSSIILKKGVRYFDFGASGLASSLIEKRMKSLLPYYANAHSIASKHAILMGALLEECQNRLRHSLGLNEQYLILSAGYGASSAIKKFQEILGVCIPSKTKKNLEPYLKDIPLRHVIVGPYEHHSNEISWREGLCEVVRIPLNEHGLLDLDNLEKNLKNNPHSLVSISAASNVTGLLTPLKEISTLCKKYQATLALDLANFSAHANPKDCEYKAGFYAPHKLLGGVGGCGLLGIAKDLIDTQIAPSFSAGGVIKYANSKRHEFIEELPLREEFGTPGLLQFYKSALAYQLRDECDLDFIKKREDNLLRLLMYGLKDLPAISIYGNLTASRLGVVAFNIGGISPYELARVLSYEYGIETRAGCSCAGPYGHDLLNLKAQGLEDFITKPGWLRVSLHFTHSLQDIDYLLECLKKAIKKLR from the coding sequence ATGCAAGCATTTCTAAATAAGAGTTTTGCCCCTTTACTTAATCCTAATGAAGACCTTTTAGAGCAGGTGCGCTCTAGTATTATCTTAAAAAAAGGGGTGCGTTATTTTGACTTTGGAGCATCAGGATTAGCAAGTAGCTTAATTGAAAAACGCATGAAATCTTTATTGCCTTACTATGCGAACGCTCATTCTATCGCCTCTAAGCATGCGATTTTAATGGGAGCGCTTTTAGAAGAATGTCAAAATAGATTGCGCCACTCTTTAGGTTTAAACGAACAATACCTAATTTTAAGTGCTGGATATGGAGCAAGCTCAGCGATTAAGAAATTTCAAGAGATTTTAGGGGTGTGTATTCCTTCAAAAACGAAGAAAAATTTAGAGCCGTATTTAAAAGATATTCCTTTAAGGCATGTTATTGTAGGGCCTTATGAACACCATTCTAATGAAATTAGTTGGCGTGAAGGCTTGTGTGAAGTGGTGCGTATTCCTTTAAATGAGCATGGTTTATTGGATTTAGACAACTTAGAAAAAAATTTAAAAAATAATCCCCATAGTCTAGTTTCTATTAGCGCTGCCTCTAATGTAACCGGACTTCTTACGCCTTTAAAAGAAATTTCAACATTATGTAAAAAATATCAAGCCACTTTAGCCTTAGACTTGGCTAATTTTAGCGCTCATGCTAACCCTAAAGATTGTGAATACAAGGCAGGTTTTTATGCGCCTCATAAGCTTTTAGGGGGTGTTGGGGGGTGTGGTCTTTTAGGCATTGCCAAAGATTTGATTGACACTCAAATTGCGCCTAGTTTTAGTGCTGGAGGCGTGATTAAATACGCTAATAGCAAAAGGCATGAGTTTATTGAAGAACTACCTTTAAGAGAAGAGTTTGGCACACCGGGATTATTGCAATTTTATAAAAGTGCTCTAGCGTATCAATTAAGAGATGAATGCGATTTGGATTTTATCAAAAAGCGAGAGGACAATTTATTACGCTTACTTATGTATGGGTTAAAAGATTTACCAGCAATCAGTATTTATGGGAATTTAACAGCTAGTCGTTTAGGCGTTGTGGCTTTTAATATTGGAGGTATATCACCTTATGAATTAGCTAGGGTTTTAAGCTATGAATATGGTATTGAAACTCGTGCGGGTTGCTCTTGTGCAGGGCCTTATGGACATGATTTGTTAAACCTTAAGGCTCAAGGATTAGAAGATTTTATTACAAAGCCCGGTTGGTTAAGGGTGAGTTTACATTTTACGCATTCGTTGCAAGATATTGATTATTTATTGGAATGCTTAAAGAAAGCGATAAAAAAATTGCGTTAA
- a CDS encoding histidine triad nucleotide-binding protein — translation MNVFEKIIKGEIPCSKILENEHFLSFYDINPKAKVHALVIPKKSIQDFNGITPELMAQMTAFIFEVVDKLGIKESGYKLLTNVGKNAGQEVMHLHFHILSGDKH, via the coding sequence ATGAATGTGTTTGAAAAGATAATTAAAGGTGAAATCCCTTGTTCTAAGATTTTAGAAAACGAGCATTTTTTATCCTTTTATGATATTAACCCTAAAGCTAAAGTGCATGCGTTAGTTATTCCTAAAAAAAGCATTCAAGATTTTAATGGCATAACCCCAGAGCTTATGGCACAAATGACAGCATTCATTTTTGAAGTGGTGGATAAATTAGGGATTAAAGAGAGTGGCTATAAGCTTTTAACCAATGTGGGTAAAAACGCTGGACAAGAAGTGATGCACTTGCATTTTCATATTTTAAGCGGAGACAAACACTAA
- the pheS gene encoding phenylalanine--tRNA ligase subunit alpha codes for MHTLIERLEKVNNSKELEEVRLNALGKKGVFALKFAELKNLNGAEKNAFAKEIHHYKQAFEEAFELKKKTIMELELEECLKKEKIDVSLFNAQKTSSSHPLNYTKNKIIEFFTPLGYKLEIGSLVEDDFHNFSALNLPPYHPARDMQDTFYFKDNKLLRTHTSPVQIHTMQNQTPPIKMICLGETFRRDYDLTHTPMFHQIEGLVVDKKGSIHFTHLKGVIEDFLHYFFGNVKLRWRSSFFPFTEPSAEVDISCVFCKQEGCRVCSHTGWLEVLGCGMVNNAVFDAVGYENVSGFAFGMGIERLAMLTCQINDLRSFFETDLRVLESF; via the coding sequence TTGCACACCTTAATAGAGCGATTAGAAAAGGTTAATAACAGCAAAGAGTTAGAAGAAGTGCGTTTGAATGCCCTTGGAAAAAAAGGTGTCTTTGCACTTAAATTTGCTGAACTTAAGAATTTAAATGGCGCAGAAAAAAACGCCTTTGCTAAAGAAATACACCATTATAAACAAGCGTTTGAAGAAGCGTTTGAGTTGAAAAAAAAGACCATTATGGAGCTTGAGCTAGAAGAATGCTTAAAAAAAGAAAAAATTGATGTGAGTTTGTTTAACGCTCAAAAAACAAGCTCTTCTCACCCCCTAAACTACACCAAAAATAAAATCATTGAATTTTTTACCCCCTTAGGATACAAGCTTGAAATCGGCTCTTTAGTGGAAGATGATTTTCATAATTTTAGCGCTTTAAATTTGCCCCCTTATCATCCTGCAAGAGATATGCAAGACACTTTCTATTTTAAGGATAACAAACTTTTAAGGACACACACTTCACCTGTCCAAATCCATACCATGCAAAATCAAACCCCCCCTATTAAGATGATTTGCTTAGGTGAGACCTTTAGGCGAGATTATGACTTAACCCATACGCCCATGTTTCATCAGATTGAAGGGCTTGTGGTAGATAAAAAAGGAAGTATCCATTTCACGCACTTAAAAGGCGTGATAGAAGATTTTTTGCATTACTTTTTTGGCAATGTGAAATTAAGATGGCGTTCGAGCTTTTTCCCTTTTACTGAACCTAGTGCTGAAGTGGATATTAGCTGTGTATTTTGTAAGCAAGAAGGCTGTAGGGTTTGCTCTCATACTGGCTGGTTAGAAGTTTTAGGCTGTGGCATGGTAAATAATGCCGTCTTTGATGCGGTAGGTTATGAAAATGTGAGCGGATTTGCCTTTGGCATGGGCATTGAGAGATTAGCAATGCTTACTTGTCAAATCAATGATTTACGCAGTTTCTTTGAAACTGATTTAAGAGTATTGGAGAGCTTTTAA
- the pheT gene encoding phenylalanine--tRNA ligase subunit beta, which translates to MKLSTYDLNVFVDVPKDVSKLCENLSCLGLEVESCTPYITPKNVVVGKVLEKMPHQNAEKLSVCQVDVGKEVLQIVCGAKNVKENQFVPVALNGATIGSTTIAKTKLRGVESYGMICSSTELGFPKINEGILELDESIGELVLGKELCEYAPFNTHVLEISLTPNRGDCLSVLGVAREISAFYQSPLKPIKALVFTKKSDLITLNTDESIQSHLAYYLIKNHSLNTPLNIKLALAHNNALSENALKNFIEYGTHFSGVLMNAYSVNLSPINLSVKSDENNLESVYISNKKLSTIAIEHTQEYLSEYLLLEASYTEPANLSLKLHALKDKTLKKDNALVYRSTRGSNPNLLEGLDFLSTHLKADVLEVKQTKHSLKDCTLTIKLEEITEILGLALEREKVQSILKSLGFEVEIKEQNLEIIVPNFRHDIKNIQDIAEEVLRFVGIDNLVSKPLNCVNKENANPHYHTHRFFENLKHKALACDFKEVIHYVFYSKEEQQKLGFEVLEDSLELQNPITTELNSLRTSLVCGLLDASLRNKNLGFKSIAFYEKGSVYNSKREETQKLGFLVSGLRVLESYPYAKGKAWDFYSFAECISKIIGDFSLEKLDTQMPINHPYQSAKIIQNNEVIGTIAKVHPKVIQELDLFESYYAEIDATKLKHPSMLLQPFSIYPSSTRDLTLLIDKDIAFSTLLKALEDAKIPNLHEILALDVFKENDNTIALSIRLVISSLEKTLNDEEVNSVIQKALEILEKKFNARLKG; encoded by the coding sequence ATGAAACTAAGCACTTATGATTTGAATGTTTTTGTAGATGTGCCTAAAGATGTATCTAAGCTCTGTGAAAATTTGAGTTGCTTAGGCTTAGAAGTAGAGAGTTGCACCCCTTACATCACCCCTAAGAATGTGGTTGTAGGTAAAGTGCTAGAAAAAATGCCCCACCAAAATGCTGAGAAGCTGAGTGTGTGTCAAGTAGATGTGGGTAAGGAAGTTTTACAAATCGTGTGTGGGGCTAAAAATGTCAAAGAAAATCAATTCGTGCCAGTCGCTCTCAATGGAGCGACAATAGGCTCAACTACTATTGCTAAAACCAAACTTAGGGGGGTGGAGAGCTATGGCATGATTTGTTCTAGCACAGAACTTGGCTTTCCTAAAATTAATGAAGGCATATTAGAATTAGATGAAAGTATTGGAGAGTTAGTTCTAGGTAAGGAATTGTGCGAATACGCCCCATTCAACACGCATGTTTTAGAAATCTCATTAACCCCAAATCGTGGGGATTGCTTGAGTGTTTTAGGCGTTGCTAGAGAAATCAGTGCGTTTTATCAATCGCCCCTAAAACCTATCAAGGCATTAGTTTTTACTAAAAAAAGCGATTTAATCACACTCAATACTGATGAGAGTATTCAATCGCATTTAGCTTATTATTTGATTAAAAACCATTCTTTAAACACCCCTTTAAATATCAAACTTGCACTAGCTCATAACAATGCGTTGAGTGAGAATGCTTTAAAAAATTTCATAGAGTATGGCACGCATTTTAGTGGGGTATTAATGAATGCTTATAGCGTAAATTTATCCCCTATTAATCTAAGCGTAAAAAGTGATGAAAATAACCTTGAAAGCGTTTATATTAGTAATAAAAAGCTCTCCACTATCGCTATAGAACATACCCAAGAATATTTAAGCGAGTATCTACTCTTAGAAGCAAGTTATACAGAGCCTGCAAACTTATCCTTAAAACTACATGCCCTAAAAGATAAAACACTTAAAAAAGACAACGCCCTTGTGTATAGAAGCACTAGGGGAAGCAACCCTAACTTACTAGAAGGTTTAGATTTTTTAAGCACTCATTTAAAGGCTGATGTTTTAGAAGTTAAACAAACCAAACATTCTTTGAAAGATTGCACACTCACTATAAAGCTTGAAGAAATTACAGAGATTTTAGGACTTGCCCTAGAAAGAGAAAAAGTTCAAAGCATTTTAAAAAGTTTAGGCTTTGAAGTTGAGATAAAAGAGCAAAATTTAGAAATTATAGTGCCAAATTTTAGACATGATATTAAGAACATTCAAGATATTGCTGAAGAAGTCTTACGCTTTGTAGGCATTGATAATTTAGTCTCCAAGCCCCTTAATTGTGTCAATAAAGAAAATGCAAACCCACATTATCACACACACCGCTTTTTTGAGAACCTTAAACACAAGGCTCTTGCTTGCGATTTTAAAGAAGTCATTCATTATGTGTTTTATTCCAAAGAAGAACAACAAAAGCTAGGTTTTGAAGTTTTAGAAGACTCACTAGAGTTACAAAACCCTATCACAACGGAGTTAAACTCGCTTAGAACCAGCCTTGTTTGTGGTCTTTTAGATGCGAGTTTGAGAAACAAAAATTTAGGGTTTAAAAGCATAGCGTTTTATGAAAAAGGAAGCGTGTATAACTCTAAAAGAGAAGAAACTCAAAAGCTAGGCTTTTTAGTGAGTGGCTTAAGAGTATTAGAAAGCTATCCTTATGCTAAGGGCAAGGCGTGGGATTTTTACTCTTTTGCTGAATGTATTTCAAAAATTATAGGGGATTTTAGTTTAGAAAAGTTAGACACTCAAATGCCCATCAATCACCCCTACCAAAGCGCTAAAATCATTCAAAATAACGAAGTCATAGGCACAATTGCAAAAGTCCATCCTAAAGTTATCCAAGAACTAGATTTATTTGAAAGCTATTATGCTGAAATTGATGCAACTAAACTCAAGCATCCTAGTATGCTATTACAACCCTTTAGCATTTATCCTAGTAGCACAAGAGATTTGACCCTTTTAATAGACAAAGACATTGCTTTTAGCACTCTGTTAAAAGCTTTAGAAGATGCTAAAATTCCTAACTTACACGAAATTCTAGCCCTTGATGTTTTTAAAGAAAACGATAATACTATCGCTTTAAGCATACGCCTTGTTATTAGCTCTTTAGAAAAAACCTTAAATGATGAAGAAGTTAATTCTGTCATTCAAAAAGCCCTTGAAATTTTAGAGAAAAAATTCAATGCCCGCCTTAAAGGATAA
- the aroA gene encoding 3-phosphoshikimate 1-carboxyvinyltransferase: MIDLELDINASDKSLSHRAVIFSLLAQKPCIVRNFLMGKDCLSSLEIAQNLGAKIDYITQNSFKITPPLTLKEPNKILNCNNSGTSMRLYAGLLSAQKGFFVLSGDSSLNSRPMKRIIEPLNACGAKILARENNHLAPLVILGTHLKAFDYESPIASAQVKSALILGALQAQGISTYKENELSRNHTEIMLKSLGANIQNKQGVLKITPLEKPLDSFDFSIANDPSSAFFFALACVIVPNSRILLKNVLLNPTRIEAFEVLKKMGAKIEYLIKSKDLEIIGDIYVEHALLNAVTIDKNIASLIDEIPALSIAMLFAKGKSKIKNAKDLRAKESDRINAIISNLKALNLECEEFEDGFCIEGLENAENLKQHFSKIKPPMIKSFNDHRIAMSFAILGLVLPLEIDNLKCVSISFPKFHTILKQLKEGK, translated from the coding sequence TTGATAGATTTAGAGCTTGATATTAATGCTAGTGATAAATCGCTCTCGCACAGAGCGGTAATTTTTAGCCTACTAGCTCAAAAACCTTGCATAGTGCGCAATTTTTTAATGGGGAAAGATTGTTTAAGCTCACTAGAAATCGCTCAAAACTTAGGGGCTAAAATAGATTATATTACACAAAATTCTTTTAAAATCACACCCCCACTTACCTTAAAAGAGCCTAACAAGATTTTAAATTGCAACAACTCTGGCACAAGCATGCGTTTATATGCAGGGCTTTTGAGCGCTCAAAAAGGGTTTTTTGTCTTAAGTGGGGATAGCTCATTAAACTCACGCCCCATGAAAAGAATCATTGAGCCTTTGAATGCTTGTGGGGCAAAAATTTTAGCAAGAGAGAATAATCATTTGGCTCCGTTAGTTATCTTAGGAACCCACTTAAAAGCTTTTGATTATGAAAGCCCTATCGCTTCTGCTCAAGTAAAAAGCGCTTTAATTCTAGGTGCTTTACAAGCACAAGGTATAAGCACTTATAAAGAAAATGAGCTTAGTCGTAACCACACAGAAATCATGCTCAAAAGTTTGGGAGCTAACATTCAAAATAAGCAAGGTGTTTTAAAAATAACGCCTTTAGAAAAACCCCTAGATTCTTTTGATTTTAGTATTGCTAATGACCCATCAAGCGCATTCTTTTTCGCTCTAGCTTGCGTTATTGTGCCAAATAGCCGCATTCTTTTAAAAAATGTCTTACTCAATCCCACTCGCATAGAAGCTTTTGAAGTCTTAAAAAAAATGGGCGCTAAGATAGAGTATTTGATAAAATCCAAAGATTTAGAAATCATAGGCGATATTTATGTAGAGCATGCCCTTTTAAACGCTGTTACTATAGATAAAAATATCGCAAGCCTTATTGATGAAATCCCCGCCCTAAGTATTGCCATGCTTTTTGCAAAAGGTAAGAGTAAAATCAAAAATGCTAAGGATTTACGAGCTAAAGAAAGCGATAGAATTAATGCCATTATTTCTAATCTCAAGGCTTTAAATTTGGAATGCGAAGAATTTGAAGATGGGTTTTGCATAGAAGGTTTAGAAAATGCAGAAAATTTAAAGCAACACTTTTCTAAGATTAAACCCCCTATGATTAAGAGCTTTAATGACCATAGAATTGCGATGAGTTTTGCTATTCTAGGCTTAGTGCTACCCTTAGAAATTGACAATTTAAAATGCGTTTCAATTTCTTTCCCTAAATTCCATACAATACTTAAGCAACTCAAAGAAGGAAAATAA
- a CDS encoding 4-hydroxy-3-methylbut-2-enyl diphosphate reductase produces MEIKMAKDYGFCFGVKRAIQIAEKNENSLIFGSLIHNAKEINRLEKNFNVKIEEDPKKISKDKSVIIRTHGIPKQDLEYLKSKGIKITDATCPYVIKPQQIVESMSKEGYQIVLFGDINHPEVKGVISYSTSETLAINSLEELQEKKLQKKVALVSQTTKQTPKLLQIASYLIERCPEVRIFNTICNATSHNQKAALDLSKEVDIMIVVGGKTSSNTKQLLNIAKQHCKDSYLVEDENELEIEWFKGKKLCGITAGASTPDWIIEKVKQKISAF; encoded by the coding sequence ATGGAAATTAAAATGGCTAAGGATTATGGCTTTTGCTTTGGGGTAAAAAGAGCTATACAAATTGCTGAAAAAAATGAAAACAGCTTGATTTTTGGCTCGCTCATTCATAACGCTAAAGAAATCAATCGTTTAGAAAAAAACTTCAATGTGAAAATTGAAGAAGACCCTAAAAAAATCTCTAAAGACAAGAGCGTGATTATAAGAACTCATGGCATTCCTAAACAAGATTTAGAATATTTGAAAAGTAAAGGGATAAAAATCACTGATGCAACTTGTCCGTATGTGATTAAACCCCAACAAATTGTAGAATCTATGAGTAAAGAAGGCTATCAAATCGTGCTTTTTGGAGATATTAACCACCCTGAAGTAAAAGGTGTAATTAGCTATTCTACAAGCGAAACCTTAGCTATCAATTCCTTAGAAGAATTACAAGAAAAAAAGTTACAAAAAAAAGTGGCTTTAGTCTCTCAAACCACCAAACAAACCCCAAAACTCTTACAAATCGCTTCCTATCTCATTGAGAGATGCCCTGAAGTGCGTATTTTTAATACGATTTGTAACGCTACTTCACACAACCAAAAAGCCGCTTTAGATTTGAGTAAAGAAGTGGATATTATGATAGTCGTAGGTGGGAAGACTTCTTCAAACACCAAACAACTCTTAAATATTGCTAAACAGCATTGTAAAGATAGTTACTTGGTAGAAGATGAAAATGAGTTAGAAATTGAATGGTTTAAAGGCAAAAAATTGTGCGGAATTACAGCTGGAGCCTCCACACCTGATTGGATTATAGAAAAAGTTAAGCAAAAAATTAGTGCATTTTAA